The Drosophila mauritiana strain mau12 chromosome 2R, ASM438214v1, whole genome shotgun sequence genome has a segment encoding these proteins:
- the LOC117136242 gene encoding uncharacterized protein LOC117136242 isoform X4 translates to MTFTRLKTLSLLVCALLALSFPGHVSGAGNNNNKKGSQPVAPPEPEAVIEEVNAKQLEKLLADKDYVAVFWYARSCVTCDKVLAELEKIDDDTDSFGVDFVKINDKRLAKQYGIKNFPALTYFREKEPIIYDGDLMDEEGVLDFLTSLEAMDLPDRIEEVNAKILQKIIEDTDFVAVLFCPDHETCPPRVMDKQQCRKCAKALQELENIDDEADQLGIGFVKIHDEALADEYNLGNLPALVYYRHQTPIIYEGELQREEDVLEWLVQNKSTGDEDDVIEDVTSKTLSTLISNIDNLVVLFYDHGNDDSMTVLEELEQIDDDCDKHGIQFVKIDDAKAAADYGIDSIPAIVYFEKEIPNVYDGDLMDEEQILKWLLGQLERDEIEDVTDEMLDTMIKEGRVIAVLFYDNNDKKSQKVLEELENIDDECDALGITFVKIDNPEEAVEYGINKVPKLIYFEKGIPTIYEGNLEDEEKLLKWLTDQTSSDQIEDITDEMLDLIIEKMPHVAVLFYDKDQKKSQKILAELENIDDECDQNDIAFVKIDDDKEAKEWGIDEIPSIVLFERGIPHIYEGDLMKEDELLGWLVHQKRYSEIPEVTDEMKDKLVENTEHLAVIFYDKDDKQDMRILNELENIDDELEKEGIVIVRIDNAAEAKEYGLDHLPALIYFENKIPALYEGDLMNEDEVLEWLLVQKKTATIEEVTDEILVTLINEHEYVVVFFTGPCEPGETCEHTLNALESIDDELDEAGIIFVTTEDTGIAKKYNVKTYPRLVFFRNRDPLHFTGDLDDEDEVLAWITDDETLEIPGKIEEVNVKMLDKILAENDHVVVFFYAEGDKKAQKILNELENIDDECEEKDIDFVKTSDDDIDKEYDLPGLPALAFYRHKFRTIYTGDLMKEEEILEWVIDLHESTADVIESVDRKTLQVLINDVEHLAVFFYDDECESCSDILEELENIDDDTDKHGIQFVKSNDVKLAHEIGIFAFPALVYYETGVPIMYDGNIASNQDVFNWILEQKADQSIQLINRDQLFEYIGTKDFLAVVFYKEDDPDSPRVLRHIELIDDEAAEYGIYIVKMHDKLMAKKYGFRNPPGLTYFRKGKYINYDGDIDDEEEVLDWLTSPANMEMTDHIEQVNRKMFEKIRKNSDYVAVIFYSDECKQCPRVLAEVEHIDDEADKAGIDFVKIDDKQMAKEYGVFALPAIVFFKPTSKEPVIYAGDLYEEEQILTWLITQKDPSGDVIEDLEGERLVHLIEESGSIAVYFYADGCEQCTKVLEELENIDDDCDKHGITFVKTRDFSVADGYGVHEYPALVYFEGGIPNVFEGELSEEEEVLQWLITQKTEDRIELITRQMLETMVEETQYLAVYFLPPERNGKQPAFCRSFCSPSSLKESNLTTTKSTKHSSSQFVQNYISRKRKRIEKQDKINCNICDQILEGLELIDDECDVFGIHMVKIQDPQLAKRYSIKTFPALVYFRNGNPLLFEGDLQNEQSVLEWLIDDDNRELADEIEEVNERMLDRLMAESTLLVVFFYDDDCAECEEILEELEEIDGEADMFGIDFVKIASIQAAKKYEIVNIPSLVYFRKQVPVLYDGDLHQHDKVITWLTSQDVFEIKNEIEEVNRKMLDKLLEENEFLAVFFYEHNQPDSTAALEKLENIDSETDNLDITFVKMADSRYAKKWGVTKLPAMVYFRRRFPSIYRGDLLSEDEVLEWLRKNRFRQPELNIFMYALIALAVAFVVYTAFLLQCFKPAPPPPVQHPKQS, encoded by the exons ATGACTTTCACCCGCCTCAAGACTCTCTCGCTGCTCGTGTGTGCTCTGCTGGCCCTGAGTTTTCCCGGACATGTGAGTGGCgcaggcaacaacaacaacaagaaggGCTCGCAGCCAGTGGCGCCTCCGGAGCCGGAGGCCGTCATCGAGGAGGTCAATGCCAAGCAGCTGGAGAAGCTCCTGGCCGACAAGGATTACGTGGCCGTCTTCTGGT ATGCGCGAAGCTGCGTGACCTGTGATAAGGTTTTAGCGGAACTCGAGAAAATCGACGATGACACCGACTCCTTCGGTGTGGACTTCGTGAAAATCAACGACAAACGACTAGCCAAACAGTATGGCATCAAGAACTTCCCCGCCCTCACCTACTTCAG GGAGAAGGAGCCCATCATATACGATGGCGATCTCATGGACGAGGAAGGAGTGCTCGATTTCCTCACCTCCTTGGAGGCCATGGACTTGCCCGATCGCATCGAGGAGGTCAATGCCAAGATATTGCAGAAGATCATCGAGGACACCGACTTCGTAGCCGTTCTGTTCT GTCCAGATCATGAAACATGCCCGCCCCGGGTTATGG ACAAACAGCAATGCCGCAAGTGCGCCAAGGCCTTGCAGGAGCTGGAGAATATCGACGACGAGGCTGACCAGCTGGGCATCGGGTTTGTGAAGATACACGACGAGGCCTTGGCCGACGAATACAATCTAGGCAACCTGCCAGCCTTGGTCTATTACCGCCACCAGACTCCGATCATATACGAAG GTGAACTTCAGCGGGAGGAGGACGTCTTGGAATGGTTGGTGCAGAATAAGTCGACGGGCGATGAAGATGATGTGATCGAAGACGTCACTTCGAAGACTCTGTCGACGCTGATCAGCAATATCGACAACCTGGTTGTGCTGTTTT ATGATCATGGAAACGACGACTCGATGACCGTGTTGGAGGAGCTAGAGCAAATCGACGACGACTGCGACAAGCATGGCATTCAGTTTGTGAAAATCGACGATGCCAAGGCGGCAGCCGATTACGGAATCGATTCG ATTCCGGCCATTGTTTACTTTGAAAAAGAAATTCCAAATGTGTACGACGGCGATCTCATGGACGAGGAGCAGATTCTGAAATGGTTGTTGGGACAGTTGGAACGGGATGAGATCGAGGACGTCACCGACGAAATGCTCGACACAATGATCAAAGAAGGACGCGTCATTGCCGTGCTGTTCT ACGACAACAACGACAAGAAGTCCCAGAAAGTACTCGAGGAGCTGGAGAACATTGACGACGAGTGCGACGCATTGGGCATTACTTTCGTGAAGATCGACAATCCCGAGGAGGCCGTTGAATATGGCATCAATAAAGTTCCTAAACTGATATACTTTGAAAAAGGCATTCCAACTATTTACGAGGGCAATCTGGAGGACGAGGAGAAGCTTCTGAAATGGCTAACAGACCAAACGAGTTCCGATCAAATCGAGGACATCACCGACGAAATGTTGGACTTAATCATTGAGAAAATGCCCCACGTTGCTGTTCTTTTCT ACGACAAAGACCAAAAGAAATCACAGAAAATCCTCGCAGAGCTGGAAAACATCGACGATGAGTGCGATCAGAACGATATTGCCTTTGTCAAGATCGATGATGACAAGGAGGCCAAAGAATGGGGTATCGATGAGATACCATCGATTGTACTCTTTGAACGTGGAATTCCACACATCTACGAGGGTGATCTGATGAAAGAGGATGAGCTGCTTGGCTGGTTGGTGCACCAGAAGCGCTATTCCGAAATTCCCGAGGTCACCGATGAGATGAAGGACAAGTTGGTCGAGAACACCGAGCACTTGGCGGTTATATTCT ACGACAAGGACGATAAGCAGGATATGCGCATCCTGAACGAACTGGAGAACATTGATGACGAGCTGGAGAAGGAGGGAATCGTCATCGTCCGCATTGATAACGCCGCTGAGGCCAAGGAATACGGTCTCGATCACTTGCCCGCCCTCATCTACTTCGAGAACAAGATCCCGGCCCTCTACGAAGGCGATCTGATGAACGAGGATGAGGTGCTCGAGTGGCTTCTTGTCCAGAAAAAGACAGCTACTATCGAGGAGGTTACCGACGAGATCCTGGTCACTCTGATCAACGAACACGAATACGTCGTCGTCTTCTTCACGGGTCCCTGCGAGCCCGGAGAGACCTGTGAGCACACTCTGAACGCCCTGGAAAGCATCGACGATGAGTTGGATGAGGCTGGCATCATTTTTGTTACCACTGAGGATACCGGAATCGCCAAGAAATACAATGTCAAGACCTATCCACGCCTGGTGTTCTTCAGGAACCGTGATCCACTTCACTTCACCGGAGATCTggacgacgaggacgaggTGTTGGCCTGGATTACCGACGACGAGACCCTTGAAATTCCCGGAAAAATTGAGGAGGTCAATGTGAAGATGTTGGATAAGATCTTGGCTGAAAACGATCACGTTGTCGTATTCTTCT ATGCTGAGGGCGATAAGAAGGCCCAAAAGATCCTTAACGAGCTGGAGAACATCGATGACGAATGCGAGGAAAAAGACATTGACTTTGTAAAGACATCCGACGACGATATTGATAAGGAGTACGACCTGCCCGGTCTGCCGGCACTTGCATTTTATAGACATAAGTTTAGAACAATTTACACCG GTGACCTGATGAAGGAAGAGGAAATTCTCGAGTGGGTTATTGATTTGCACGAGTCCACAGCTGATGTCATCGAATCTGTCGATCGTAAGACCCTGCAAGTTCTGATCAACGATGTTGAGCACCTGGCTGTGTTCTTCT ATGACGATGAATGCGAATCGTGTTCCGACATCTTGGAGGAGTTGGAGAACATCGACGATGACACCGACAAGCACGGAATACAATTTGTCAAGTCAAATGATGTTAAGCTGGCTCATGAAATTGGCATTTTCGCATTTCCAGCTTTGGTCTACTACGAGACCGGCGTCCCGATTATGTATGATG GTAACATTGCAAGCAATCAGGACGTCTTCAACTGGATTCTCGAACAGAAGGCCGACCAAAGCATTCAGCTCATTAATCGTGACCAACTTTTCGAGTATATAGGCACCAAAGACTTTTTAGCGGTTGTTTTTT ACAAAGAAGATGATCCCGACTCGCCACGAGTGCTGCGGCACATCGAACTAATCGACGACGAGGCTGCGGAATATGGCATTTACATAGTGAAGATGCACGACAAGCTGATGGCCAAGAAGTACGGCTTCAGGAATCCCCCGGGACTGACGTATTTCCGCAAGGGCAAGTATATCAACTACGACGGCGATATCGATGACGAGGAGGAGGTCCTGGACTGGCTAACGAGCCCGGCCAACATGGAGATGACCGATCACATCGAGCAGGTAAACCGCAAGATGTTCGAGAAGATCCGCAAGAACTCCGACTACGTAGCGGTGATATTCT ATAGCGATGAGTGCAAGCAGTGTCCTCGTGTCCTGGCGGAGGTGGAGCACATTGACGACGAAGCGGACAAGGCGGGCATCGACTTCGTCAAAATCGACGATAAGCAGATGGCCAAGGAGTACGGAGTGTTCGCCCTGCCTGCCATTGTCTTCTTCAAGCCCACATCCAAGGAGCCAGTTATATACGCCG GTGATCTTTACGAAGAAGAACAGATCCTAACTTGGCTGATCACGCAAAAGGATCCAAGTGGAGATGTTATCGAAGATCTCGAAGGCGAAAGACTCGTTCATCTGATTGAAGAGTCTGGCTCCATCGCAGTCTACTTTT ATGCGGATGGCTGCGAGCAGTGCACCAAGGttctggaggagctggaaAACATCGACGATGATTGCGACAAGCACGGCATAACATTCGTTAAGACCAGGGACTTCTCCGTGGCCGACGGCTACGGCGTGCACGAGTATCCGGCTCTAGTTTACTTCGAGGGAGGAATCCCCAACGTATTCGAGG GCGAGCTgagcgaggaggaggaggtgctCCAGTGGCTGATCACCCAGAAGACCGAAGATCGTATTGAGCTGATCACTCGCCAGATGCTGGAGACAATGGTGGAGGAGACGCAGTACCTGGCCGTCTATTTCT TGCCACCAGAGCGCAATGGGAAGCAACCCGCTTTCTGCCGCAGTTTCTGCTCCCCCTCTAGTCTTAAAGAAAGCAACCTGACCACCACCAAATCCACAAAACACTCATCCAGCCAATTCGTACAAAACTACATCTCACGTAAAAGAAAACGTATCGAAAAACAAG ACAAAATCAACTGCAACATATGCGACCAGATACTAGAGGGCTTGGAACTGATCGATGACGAATGCGACGTGTTCGGCATTCATATGGTCAAGATCCAGGATCCGCAGCTGGCAAAACGTTACTCGATCAAGACCTTCCCGGCCTTGGTTTATTTCAG AAATGGAAACCCATTGCTGTTTGAGGGCGACCTTCAGAACGAGCAATCAGTGTTGGAATGGCTCATCGATGATGACAACCGCGAGTTGGCCGATGAAATCGAGGAGGTCAACGAGCGTATGCTGGATCGCCTAATGGCGGAGTCCACTCTATTGGTCGTTTTCTTTT ATGACGATGATTGTGCTGAGTGCGAGGAGATTTTGGAAGAGCTGGAGGAGATCGATGGCGAGGCAGACATGTTCGGCATTGACTTCGTAAAGATTGCTAGTATCCAGGCGGCCAAGAAATACGAGATAGTGAATATACCTTCCCTCGTTTATTTCCG AAAACAAGTGCCCGTCCTCTACGACGGCGACCTACACCAACACGACAAGGTGATCACCTGGCTAACGTCGCAGGATGTATTCGAGATCAAAAACGAAATAGAAGAAGTCAACCGAAAGATGCTCGACAAGCTACTCGAGGAGAATGAGTTCTTGGCCGTTTTCTTCT ACGAACACAATCAGCCGGACAGTACTGCAGCGCTGGAAAAGCTCGAGAACATCGACAGCGAGACGGATAACCTGGACATCACCTTCGTGAAGATGGCCGACTCCCGGTATGCCAAGAAATGGGGCGTCACCAAGCTGCCAGCAATGGTCTACTTCCGCCGTCGGTTCCCCAGCATATACAGGG GTGATCTGTTATCCGAGGACGAAGTGCTGGAGTGGCTGCGCAAGAACCGCTTCCGCCAGCCCGAGCTGAACATCTTTATGTACGCCCTGATTGCGCTGGCGGTGGCCTTTGTGGTCTACACCGCCTTCCTGCTGCAGTGCTTCAAGCCGGCGCCACCGCCTCCTGTCCAGCACCCCAAGCAGTCGTGA
- the LOC117136242 gene encoding uncharacterized protein LOC117136242 isoform X10, protein MTFTRLKTLSLLVCALLALSFPGHVSGAGNNNNKKGSQPVAPPEPEAVIEEVNAKQLEKLLADKDYVAVFWYARSCVTCDKVLAELEKIDDDTDSFGVDFVKINDKRLAKQYGIKNFPALTYFREKEPIIYDGDLMDEEGVLDFLTSLEAMDLPDRIEEVNAKILQKIIEDTDFVAVLFYDKDQKKSQKILAELENIDDECDQNDIAFVKIDDDKEAKEWGIDEIPSIVLFERGIPHIYEGDLMKEDELLGWLVHQKRYSEIPEVTDEMKDKLVENTEHLAVIFYDKDDKQDMRILNELENIDDELEKEGIVIVRIDNAAEAKEYGLDHLPALIYFENKIPALYEGDLMNEDEVLEWLLVQKKTATIEEVTDEILVTLINEHEYVVVFFTGPCEPGETCEHTLNALESIDDELDEAGIIFVTTEDTGIAKKYNVKTYPRLVFFRNRDPLHFTGDLDDEDEVLAWITDDETLEIPGKIEEVNVKMLDKILAENDHVVVFFYAEGDKKAQKILNELENIDDECEEKDIDFVKTSDDDIDKEYDLPGLPALAFYRHKFRTIYTGDLMKEEEILEWVIDLHESTADVIESVDRKTLQVLINDVEHLAVFFYDDECESCSDILEELENIDDDTDKHGIQFVKSNDVKLAHEIGIFAFPALVYYETGVPIMYDGNIASNQDVFNWILEQKADQSIQLINRDQLFEYIGTKDFLAVVFYKEDDPDSPRVLRHIELIDDEAAEYGIYIVKMHDKLMAKKYGFRNPPGLTYFRKGKYINYDGDIDDEEEVLDWLTSPANMEMTDHIEQVNRKMFEKIRKNSDYVAVIFYSDECKQCPRVLAEVEHIDDEADKAGIDFVKIDDKQMAKEYGVFALPAIVFFKPTSKEPVIYAGDLYEEEQILTWLITQKDPSGDVIEDLEGERLVHLIEESGSIAVYFWNKTKCDICNSKAARKARLKKERDQHQQEGGAASAAAAFGSEADPSEAAAGGAEDAPAAGSEGDSPPASAAAPADASTGKQEDDADGCEQCTKVLEELENIDDDCDKHGITFVKTRDFSVADGYGVHEYPALVYFEGGIPNVFEGELSEEEEVLQWLITQKTEDRIELITRQMLETMVEETQYLAVYFLPPERNGKQPAFCRSFCSPSSLKESNLTTTKSTKHSSSQFVQNYISRKRKRIEKQDKINCNICDQILEGLELIDDECDVFGIHMVKIQDPQLAKRYSIKTFPALVYFRNGNPLLFEGDLQNEQSVLEWLIDDDNRELADEIEEVNERMLDRLMAESTLLVVFFYDDDCAECEEILEELEEIDGEADMFGIDFVKIASIQAAKKYEIVNIPSLVYFRKQVPVLYDGDLHQHDKVITWLTSQDVFEIKNEIEEVNRKMLDKLLEENEFLAVFFYEHNQPDSTAALEKLENIDSETDNLDITFVKMADSRYAKKWGVTKLPAMVYFRRRFPSIYRGDLLSEDEVLEWLRKNRFRQPELNIFMYALIALAVAFVVYTAFLLQCFKPAPPPPVQHPKQS, encoded by the exons ATGACTTTCACCCGCCTCAAGACTCTCTCGCTGCTCGTGTGTGCTCTGCTGGCCCTGAGTTTTCCCGGACATGTGAGTGGCgcaggcaacaacaacaacaagaaggGCTCGCAGCCAGTGGCGCCTCCGGAGCCGGAGGCCGTCATCGAGGAGGTCAATGCCAAGCAGCTGGAGAAGCTCCTGGCCGACAAGGATTACGTGGCCGTCTTCTGGT ATGCGCGAAGCTGCGTGACCTGTGATAAGGTTTTAGCGGAACTCGAGAAAATCGACGATGACACCGACTCCTTCGGTGTGGACTTCGTGAAAATCAACGACAAACGACTAGCCAAACAGTATGGCATCAAGAACTTCCCCGCCCTCACCTACTTCAG GGAGAAGGAGCCCATCATATACGATGGCGATCTCATGGACGAGGAAGGAGTGCTCGATTTCCTCACCTCCTTGGAGGCCATGGACTTGCCCGATCGCATCGAGGAGGTCAATGCCAAGATATTGCAGAAGATCATCGAGGACACCGACTTCGTAGCCGTTCTGTTCT ACGACAAAGACCAAAAGAAATCACAGAAAATCCTCGCAGAGCTGGAAAACATCGACGATGAGTGCGATCAGAACGATATTGCCTTTGTCAAGATCGATGATGACAAGGAGGCCAAAGAATGGGGTATCGATGAGATACCATCGATTGTACTCTTTGAACGTGGAATTCCACACATCTACGAGGGTGATCTGATGAAAGAGGATGAGCTGCTTGGCTGGTTGGTGCACCAGAAGCGCTATTCCGAAATTCCCGAGGTCACCGATGAGATGAAGGACAAGTTGGTCGAGAACACCGAGCACTTGGCGGTTATATTCT ACGACAAGGACGATAAGCAGGATATGCGCATCCTGAACGAACTGGAGAACATTGATGACGAGCTGGAGAAGGAGGGAATCGTCATCGTCCGCATTGATAACGCCGCTGAGGCCAAGGAATACGGTCTCGATCACTTGCCCGCCCTCATCTACTTCGAGAACAAGATCCCGGCCCTCTACGAAGGCGATCTGATGAACGAGGATGAGGTGCTCGAGTGGCTTCTTGTCCAGAAAAAGACAGCTACTATCGAGGAGGTTACCGACGAGATCCTGGTCACTCTGATCAACGAACACGAATACGTCGTCGTCTTCTTCACGGGTCCCTGCGAGCCCGGAGAGACCTGTGAGCACACTCTGAACGCCCTGGAAAGCATCGACGATGAGTTGGATGAGGCTGGCATCATTTTTGTTACCACTGAGGATACCGGAATCGCCAAGAAATACAATGTCAAGACCTATCCACGCCTGGTGTTCTTCAGGAACCGTGATCCACTTCACTTCACCGGAGATCTggacgacgaggacgaggTGTTGGCCTGGATTACCGACGACGAGACCCTTGAAATTCCCGGAAAAATTGAGGAGGTCAATGTGAAGATGTTGGATAAGATCTTGGCTGAAAACGATCACGTTGTCGTATTCTTCT ATGCTGAGGGCGATAAGAAGGCCCAAAAGATCCTTAACGAGCTGGAGAACATCGATGACGAATGCGAGGAAAAAGACATTGACTTTGTAAAGACATCCGACGACGATATTGATAAGGAGTACGACCTGCCCGGTCTGCCGGCACTTGCATTTTATAGACATAAGTTTAGAACAATTTACACCG GTGACCTGATGAAGGAAGAGGAAATTCTCGAGTGGGTTATTGATTTGCACGAGTCCACAGCTGATGTCATCGAATCTGTCGATCGTAAGACCCTGCAAGTTCTGATCAACGATGTTGAGCACCTGGCTGTGTTCTTCT ATGACGATGAATGCGAATCGTGTTCCGACATCTTGGAGGAGTTGGAGAACATCGACGATGACACCGACAAGCACGGAATACAATTTGTCAAGTCAAATGATGTTAAGCTGGCTCATGAAATTGGCATTTTCGCATTTCCAGCTTTGGTCTACTACGAGACCGGCGTCCCGATTATGTATGATG GTAACATTGCAAGCAATCAGGACGTCTTCAACTGGATTCTCGAACAGAAGGCCGACCAAAGCATTCAGCTCATTAATCGTGACCAACTTTTCGAGTATATAGGCACCAAAGACTTTTTAGCGGTTGTTTTTT ACAAAGAAGATGATCCCGACTCGCCACGAGTGCTGCGGCACATCGAACTAATCGACGACGAGGCTGCGGAATATGGCATTTACATAGTGAAGATGCACGACAAGCTGATGGCCAAGAAGTACGGCTTCAGGAATCCCCCGGGACTGACGTATTTCCGCAAGGGCAAGTATATCAACTACGACGGCGATATCGATGACGAGGAGGAGGTCCTGGACTGGCTAACGAGCCCGGCCAACATGGAGATGACCGATCACATCGAGCAGGTAAACCGCAAGATGTTCGAGAAGATCCGCAAGAACTCCGACTACGTAGCGGTGATATTCT ATAGCGATGAGTGCAAGCAGTGTCCTCGTGTCCTGGCGGAGGTGGAGCACATTGACGACGAAGCGGACAAGGCGGGCATCGACTTCGTCAAAATCGACGATAAGCAGATGGCCAAGGAGTACGGAGTGTTCGCCCTGCCTGCCATTGTCTTCTTCAAGCCCACATCCAAGGAGCCAGTTATATACGCCG GTGATCTTTACGAAGAAGAACAGATCCTAACTTGGCTGATCACGCAAAAGGATCCAAGTGGAGATGTTATCGAAGATCTCGAAGGCGAAAGACTCGTTCATCTGATTGAAGAGTCTGGCTCCATCGCAGTCTACTTTT GGAACAAGACCAAGTGCGACATTTGTAATTCGAAAGCGGCTCGCAAGGCGCGGCTGAAAAAGGAGCGCGATCAGCACCAGCAGGAGGGCGGAGCAGCCAGCGCCGCTGCCGCCTTCGGCAGTGAGGCGGATCCTTCCGAGGCGGCCGCTGGCGGGGCAGAGGATGCGCCAGCGGCAGGTTCTGAGGGGGATTCCCCGCCAGCCtctgcagctgctccagcgGATGCGTCAACTGGCAAGCAAGAGGATG ATGCGGATGGCTGCGAGCAGTGCACCAAGGttctggaggagctggaaAACATCGACGATGATTGCGACAAGCACGGCATAACATTCGTTAAGACCAGGGACTTCTCCGTGGCCGACGGCTACGGCGTGCACGAGTATCCGGCTCTAGTTTACTTCGAGGGAGGAATCCCCAACGTATTCGAGG GCGAGCTgagcgaggaggaggaggtgctCCAGTGGCTGATCACCCAGAAGACCGAAGATCGTATTGAGCTGATCACTCGCCAGATGCTGGAGACAATGGTGGAGGAGACGCAGTACCTGGCCGTCTATTTCT TGCCACCAGAGCGCAATGGGAAGCAACCCGCTTTCTGCCGCAGTTTCTGCTCCCCCTCTAGTCTTAAAGAAAGCAACCTGACCACCACCAAATCCACAAAACACTCATCCAGCCAATTCGTACAAAACTACATCTCACGTAAAAGAAAACGTATCGAAAAACAAG ACAAAATCAACTGCAACATATGCGACCAGATACTAGAGGGCTTGGAACTGATCGATGACGAATGCGACGTGTTCGGCATTCATATGGTCAAGATCCAGGATCCGCAGCTGGCAAAACGTTACTCGATCAAGACCTTCCCGGCCTTGGTTTATTTCAG AAATGGAAACCCATTGCTGTTTGAGGGCGACCTTCAGAACGAGCAATCAGTGTTGGAATGGCTCATCGATGATGACAACCGCGAGTTGGCCGATGAAATCGAGGAGGTCAACGAGCGTATGCTGGATCGCCTAATGGCGGAGTCCACTCTATTGGTCGTTTTCTTTT ATGACGATGATTGTGCTGAGTGCGAGGAGATTTTGGAAGAGCTGGAGGAGATCGATGGCGAGGCAGACATGTTCGGCATTGACTTCGTAAAGATTGCTAGTATCCAGGCGGCCAAGAAATACGAGATAGTGAATATACCTTCCCTCGTTTATTTCCG AAAACAAGTGCCCGTCCTCTACGACGGCGACCTACACCAACACGACAAGGTGATCACCTGGCTAACGTCGCAGGATGTATTCGAGATCAAAAACGAAATAGAAGAAGTCAACCGAAAGATGCTCGACAAGCTACTCGAGGAGAATGAGTTCTTGGCCGTTTTCTTCT ACGAACACAATCAGCCGGACAGTACTGCAGCGCTGGAAAAGCTCGAGAACATCGACAGCGAGACGGATAACCTGGACATCACCTTCGTGAAGATGGCCGACTCCCGGTATGCCAAGAAATGGGGCGTCACCAAGCTGCCAGCAATGGTCTACTTCCGCCGTCGGTTCCCCAGCATATACAGGG GTGATCTGTTATCCGAGGACGAAGTGCTGGAGTGGCTGCGCAAGAACCGCTTCCGCCAGCCCGAGCTGAACATCTTTATGTACGCCCTGATTGCGCTGGCGGTGGCCTTTGTGGTCTACACCGCCTTCCTGCTGCAGTGCTTCAAGCCGGCGCCACCGCCTCCTGTCCAGCACCCCAAGCAGTCGTGA